The following coding sequences are from one Macaca nemestrina isolate mMacNem1 chromosome 1, mMacNem.hap1, whole genome shotgun sequence window:
- the CCN1 gene encoding CCN family member 1: protein MSSRIARALAFAVTLLHLTRLALSTCPAACHCPLEAPKCAPGVGLVRDGCGCCKVCAKQLNEDCSKTQPCDHTKGLECNFGASSTALKGICRAQSEGRPCEYNSRIYQNGESFQPNCKHQCTCIDGAVGCIPLCPQELSLPNLGCPNPRLVKVTGQCCEEWVCDEDSVKDPMDDQDGLLGKELGFDASEVELTRNNELIAVGKGSSLKRLPVFGMEPRILYNPLHGQKCIVQTTSWSQCSKTCGTGISTRVTNDNPECRLVKETRICEVRPCGQPVYSSLKKGKKCSKTKKSPEPVRFTYAGCSSVKKYRPKYCGSCVDGRCCTPQLTRTVKMRFHCEDGETFSKNVMMIQSCKCNYNCPHANEAAFPFYRLFNDIHKFRD from the exons ATGAGCTCCCGCATCGCCAGGGCGCTCGCCTTCGCCGTCACCCTTCTCCACCTGACCAGACTG GCGCTCTCCACCTGCCCCGCCGCCTGCCACTGCCCCCTGGAGGCGCCCAAGTGCGCGCCGGGAGTTGGGCTGGTCCGGGACGGCTGTGGCTGCTGTAAGGTCTGCGCCAAGCAGCTCAACGAGGACTGCAGCAAAACGCAGCCCTGCGACCACACCAAGGGGCTGGAATGCAACTTCGGCGCCAGCTCCACCGCTCTGAAGGGGATCTGCAGAG CTCAGTCAGAGGGCAGACCCTGTGAATATAACTCCAGAATCTACCAAAACGGGGAAAGTTTCCAGCCCAACTGTAAACATCAGTGCACATGTATTGATGGCGCCGTGGGCTGCATTCCTCTGTGTCCCCAAGAACTGTCTCTCCCCAACTTGGGCTGTCCCAACCCCCGGCTGGTCAAAGTTACCGGACAGTGCTGCGAGGAGTGGGTCTGTGACGAGGATAGTGTCAAGGACCCCATGGACGACCAGGACGGCCTCCTTGGCAAGGAGCTGGGATTCGATGCCTCCGAGGTGGAGTTGACGAGAAACAATGAATTGATTGCAGTTGGAAAAGGCAGCTCACTGAAGCGGCTCCCTG tttttggAATGGAGCCTCGCATCCTATACAACCCTTTACATGGCCAGAAATGTATTGTTCAAACAACTTCATGGTCCCAGTGCTCAAAGACCTGTGGAACTGGTATCTCCACACGAGTTACCAATGACAACCCCGAGTGCCGCCTTGTGAAAGAAACTCGGATTTGTGAGGTGCGGCCTTGTGGACAGCCAGTGTACAGCAGCCTGAAA AAGGGCAAGAAATGCAGCAAGACCAAGAAATCCCCCGAACCAGTTAGGTTTACTTACGCTGGATGTTCGAGTGTGAAGAAATACCGGCCGAAGTACTGCGGTTCCTGCGTGGACGGCCGATGCTGCACGCCCCAGCTGACCAGGACTGTGAAGATGCGGTTCCACTGCGAAGATGGGGAGACATTTTCCAAGAACGTCATGATGATCCAGTCCTGCAAATGCAACTACAACTGCCCGCATGCCAATGAAGCAGCATTTCCCTTCTACAGGCTGTTCAATGACATTCACAAATTTAGGGACTAA